The genomic interval CCGGGGTGTCCGGCTTCTTGTTGTCGTCGCCGCCACTCCCGCAGCCGGCCACACCGAGGGCCAGACCGGCCGCGACAGCCAGCGCGACCGTCCCCCTGCGGACCGTCGAAGTGAACCGAATGCTCATGACTCTGCTTCCTTCATCACTCGTCGTTCGCTTGTCAGTCGGCCAGATGGACGTCGAAGAGGTCCTCGGGTCCCGGTAGATCCAGATCGGTGAGATGGAGCGGGTCCAGATCCCAGTCCTTGCCGTCCTTGCAGGTGAGCTTCGGCAGCACGTCGTCCCCGGCGCCCGCGCCGGGGAGTTGGAACGTGCAGAGCGACTCGATCACGGCGGTGGCGTGGGCTGTCGAGTACTTGTCCTCCGTGCCGGGGACGATCGAATCTCCGACCGGCTTGTCGGTCTTGACCGCGACCGTGAAGCTCAGGGGCTCCGTCTGTGTGCAGCTGTCCACACCGGCCTCGTTCTGCCCCGCGAGTTCGTCGGCACGACCGCACGAAGGGGTGAGCCCGTCTGCGATGCCGTGGAAGATGTCCTGCCACTTGGTCGGGTCGAGTACGTCCAGCTTCCACACGCCCGCAAGTTGGTCCCGGGTGTCCTGGGCCGCCGCGAGCGCCGCCGCGTCGGCGGCCGTCTGGGCGCCACCCCGGTTCACCGCGGCCTGGCCGACCGCGAGGTAGGCGAACGCGAGAAAGAGCAGACCCGCCACCACCGTGATGTAGATGGGGAAGGCCTGCCCTGCGTCGCTGTACCTACGGGGCGGCATCAGCCGCCGGTGACCTCGGAAATCTTGTTGGTGATCGCGTCGAGAATCGTCGAACCGATGCTCGTACCCGTGATCGCCAGCACGATCGCGACCACCACCGCGATGATGCCCAGGTACTCCACCGCGGTCTGCCCCTTGTCGCTGCGGGCGGCGCGGGCCTGAAGGTACGTCACGGTGGTGTTGATCCAGTTGCTCATGGTGTTCCCCTCCGAGAGACTCGATCCCGGCTTCCTCGTCGCCGGTGCCGCTTTCGACATGAGAACGGTATGCCCGAACCACAGGTACGCCAGAGGGCCCCAGGGCCCAAAATCGGGCCCAATCGGAGTCCCGGCCTTCGCACTGGGCCCGCCCGTCGCCGAACCGGGCCCACAGGCCCGGCAGTTGGGTCCCCCGTCGCCGCGTCACCGGTCACCCCAGCCCTCGGGCCGAACCCGGCGCCGTACCAAGCCACTTGGCCGCGGCCTCGGAACGGCTGGTGCTGTGGAGCTTGGCGAAGATGCGGTTGATGTGGTTCTTGACGGTCTTCTCGGAGATGAAGCAGGTGGCGGCGATCTGCTGGTTGGTCATGCCGGACGCGATGTGGTCCATGATCTCCGCCTCCCTCGCGCTCAGTTGGAATCGTGACCTGTCCGAGGATGACTGTCTCACAGTTGGTTGCAGTTGCGAAAGCCTGTGTGACGAATTCGGTTGGGGACTGGGCATCGAAGGGGTCAGTCCGTTTGCAGGTGCACCTAGTTGAGAGTCGTAGGAGCCCAGGCCCTCGGGCAGGGACGGGGTCGTACGGGCCGCCTGTTCCTGCCGCAGCTGCGCCAGCAGTGCCCCCGCCGCCGATGGCGTGAAATGAGCCCTGCCCTGCCTGATGTCCCTTACGGCGGCGACCAGTTCGTCCGCCGTGAACTCGCCGTGGACCAGATAGCCGCCCGCCCCGCGCCGCAGCGCCTCCTGGACGATCTCCGACTCACTGCTGTACGTGAGCATCACGACCGGCGCGATCCGCACCAGGTACGGGAGCGCCGAGATGCCGTCCACACCCGGCATACGGACGTCCAGGAGGACCACGTCGGGGCGGTGGAAGTGGGCCGCCTCGTACGCCTCGCGGCCGTCCGCCGCCTCCGCCACGACCGTGATGTCCGCGCGGCCCGACAAGAGGGCCGTCAGGCCCGCCCGGACCACCGGGTTGTCGTCGACCACCACGACCCGGAGGGGCGAAGTCGCGGCCGGTCGCGGGAAGTTGTGGAACGGGTTCGGTGGCGGCTGGGGAGCGCCGGGGTGGGGTGTCGTCTGGTCCGGCATGGCTGCCTCCTCTCAGGTCTCTCAAGTCGTCTGTACGGGTGGGGGGATGGGTCTACGTCGTCAGGTCGTCAGGGCTCCCAGCGGGAGTTCCAGGCGGACCTCCGTGCCCGCGTCGTGGCCGCCCCGGCCGATGCGGATGCGGGCGCCGACCGACGCGGCCCGTTCGACCATGCCGACCAGGCCGAAGTGGCCTGCCCTGCGCAGCTGTTCGAGGGTGGTGCCGGGCGGCAGGCCGCGGCCGTCGTCGTAGACGCTGATGCGGAGGAGGCTGTCGTGGACCCCGGCCTCCACGTCGACCTTGGTGGGGGTGCCGTGGCGGTGGGCGTTCTCCATCGCTTCCGTCGCGATGGTGAGGAGTTGGCGTGCCACGGCGGGCGGGACCGGCGGTACGCCGTGTTCGCCGGTCGGGCGGTAGGTCGTGGGCAGGCCGGTCCTGGTGCTGAAGTCCCTTGTGCGGGCGGCCAGTTCGACGAGTACGTCCGTGCCCTCGTCCGGGTTCGACTCCCGCCGTAGGTCCGCCAGGAGTTCGCGGGATTCCGCCGCCGCCCTGCGCGCCGAGCGGGCCACCAGTTCCGCCTGTTGCCGGATCAGGGTCGGGTTCATGTGGTCCGCGCCCGCCGAGCCCGCCAGGCCGTCCGCCGCGAGGGCGACGCCGTGCAGGGTCTTCGCCACCGAGTCGTGCAACTCCCGTGCCAGGCGCGCCCGTTCCGCTCCTACCGCCTCCGTCACGGCAAGACGGGCCTGCACCGTCGTCAGCGCGGTCGTGGCTTCGCCGAAGCGGAGCATCAGGTTGCGCAGGGTCACTCCGACCGCGCCGGCGATCACGCACAGGCCCGGGAGCAGGAAACTCTGCGCCACGACCCGGTGGGCGTCCGCCGCGGCGGTCTGCGCCAGCACCAGGATCAGCGCCTGGAGGCTCGCGAAGCAGCCGGCGCCTCGCCAGCCGTAGACGATGCCGGCCAGAAGGGGGGTGCAGACGCTGACGTAGGCGAGTGTGCTGGTGGGCCCTGCCGAGATCAGGAGGAGGGAGCCGAAGAGGGTGTCCACGGCCAGGAGGGAGGGGTGGCGGAGGAGCAGGGGGCCGAAGCGTTCCCAGTCGCGGAAGAGGACGTAGGACGCCATGAACGTGACCACTACGGCTGCGCCGACGAGGCGGGTGGCTACGCCGGGGGTGGCGTTGACCAGGGCGGAGGGGGCGGCCAGGGCGATCATCGCGAGGCGGAAGCCGAAGACCTGCCTGCACATTGCCTGTAGGGCGCTGATCTGGATGGGGAGGGCGACTTCCCGGCCTTCGGCCGGGAAGTGACTCCCACCCGCACCGCCCGTGCGGCCATCGTCGTCGGGTGCGGGTGGCCCCTGTGGGGCTTCCCCGCCATCGGCGGCCAACCGTTCCACGCCCGGCTGCGCCGGCGGTGCCGGTACCCCCGACAGCCTCGCCCGCACCGGCGTCCAGCCCGCCGGCAGCGCCGGCGTGACCGACGTGACCGGTATGTCCGTCGCTCCCGACCGCACGTGGTCCGGCAGCACCGTCCCGGCCGGCGGAGTGGTGATCTCCGCCGGTTTGGGACGCCGCCGCAGCAGTCCCGTACGTCCGTTCTCGTCCGTCGTCGCCATGGCCCCCGTCGCCCCCGTCCGTCCCTACTTGCCCGTGATCGTGCTGAAGTCCGTGCCGGAGCCGAGCAACAACCCCGCGCCGAGGAGCAGCATCGTCGCCGGGACCATGAACGTGGTGATCATCATGGTGGCCTTGGGGACCGCGCGGGCCGCCTTCCGGCGGGCGTTCTGCGCGTCCGTGCGGCGCATGTCCTTCGCCAGCGACACCAGCGTGTCGACGATCGGCGCGCCCAGTTCCTCGCCCTGCTGCAACGCCGTGACGAACATGGCTACTTGCTCGCTGTCGTTGCGTCGCCGGAGTTCCGCGAAGGCGGCGCGGCGGCTCATGCCGAGGTCCATCTGGCGGAGGGTGATGCGGAGTTCGTCCGCCCATGGGCCCTCGTACTTCGAGGCGACGCGGTCCAGGGCCTGGCGGAAGCCGAGGCCCGCGCTCACCACCACCGCGAGCACGTCGAGGAAGTCCGGCAGGGTCCGTTCGATGACGTCCTTGCGGATGCGGATCGCCGACCAGATGCCGACCTCCGTCCAGAACGCGCCGAAGGCGAACAGGATGACGGCGACGATGTAGTGCCCTTCGAGCAGCATCAGCAGGCCGCCGAAGCCGCCGAGGAAGCCGTAGACCGCCCGGCGGGCCGCGTAGCGGTCGATGGTCAGGCCGCCGGGGTTGCCCGCGAGGTCTATCTTGCGGCGGTACTTGGCGACCAGCCGGGGGCCCATCAGCCGGAGGACCATCGGGGCGTAGCGCATGCCCATGCGGTCGATGAGGGAGTCGACCGCGCCGGTGCGGGTCGAGCCGACCTCCAGGGCCAGGACGAGGTCGGTGGGGAGTTTCGCGTCCGCCCGGTACATGCGGATGCCCGCGAAGACGCCCCACACGCTGAGGCCCATGACCAGTCCGAGGACGAGTGCCACCATGTCTGTTCTCCTCCTCTCAGACGTCGATGCGGGACAGGCGGCGGATGAGGATGAAGCCGACCGCGTACAGCCCGAAGGCGATGATCACGCAGGCCTGGCCGATCGGGGAGCCCGTCATCCGGTCCAGGGCCCCGGGTTTGACGCCGTTCATCAGGAAGAGGGCGCCCACGCCCATCACCGGAACGGCGTACGACGTCATGTTGACCTGGGAGAGCTGGGTGCGGACCTCGCGGCGGGTCTCCTTGCGTTCCTCCAGGGTCTCCGTGAGGTTGCGCAGGGCGCTCACCACCTGGCCGCCCGCACGGTTGGAGAGCACCAACGTCGTTACCAGTACGACCAGTTCGCGGGACGGCAGGCGGTCCGCCAGCTCGCTCAGCGCGTCGTCCATGGAGGCGCCGACCGCCAACTGGTTGGCCACCTTGGCGAGTTCCTCCCCGGCCGGTGCCTCCAGCTCCTCCGCCGCCATGCTGATCGCGGTGCGCAGCGCGAGCCCGGCGTGGGTGGCGTTGGCCATGATGCGGGCCAGTTCGGGGAGTTGGTTGATGAACTTCTCGATGCGCTTCTGGCGCTGCCAGTTGAGGAACTGGATCGCCACCCCGATGCCCAACAGACCTGCTATCGGCCCGAAGAAGGGGGCCAGGGACGCCTGCCCGATCAGCCAGAGCGCCGCCACCGTGGCCAGCATGTAGACGAAGAACTCGCCCGGCGTCATGTCCAACCCCGTTGCCGCGAGCCGCAGTTCGAGCTGTCGGCCGAGCCGCGTACGGCGCAGTCTGCGGTCCAGGTCGCGGAAGCGGCGGACGCGGCCCACCTGGATCTGGCCGGTCGAGGTGAGGCGGTCGACCAGGGCCGCGCGCTGCGCCTTGCCCGTGGCGTAGGCGTGCACGCCGGCGACGCCCAGGACACAGGTCAGCAGGGTGACGCCGGTGGTGAGCGTGACGATCGTCTGGAGATCCATGGGGTCGGTCCCTACCTACTGGCTTCTCTGAGGGCGAGCTGTTCCGCGGTGTGGGCGACGCCGAAGGCCTGCGGCAGGGGCTGGCTCGCCATGTAGAGCCGGTCGGCGGTGCGGCGGGAGAGCGGGAAGTACTCGAAGGTGCCGTAGACCCGGCCGTCGGCGGAGATGGGCTGCGGGCTGAAGCGGGCCACCGTCGCCAGCCGGTACGGCTCGCTGCCGTGGCTGTCGAGGAGGGCGATCTCGGTGATGCGGCGGGCGCCGTCGGCGAAGCGGGTGAGCTGGATGATGACGTCGATGGCGCTGTTGATCTGGTCGTGCAGCGCCTCGAAGGGGATCTCGACCTCGGACATGGACGCCAGCGTCTTCAGGCGCATCAGCGCGTCCTCCGCGCTGTTGGCGTGGACCGTGGCGAGGGAGCCGTCGTGGCCCGTCGACATCGCCTGGAGCATGTCCAGCGATTCGCCGCCTCGGACCTCTCCTACGACGATCCGGTCGGGGCGCATGCGGAGCGAGTTGCGCACCAGGTCGCGGATCGTGACCTGGCCCTTGCCCTCCACGTTCGGCGGGCGGGCCTCCAGGCGGATCACGTGCGACTGCTGGAGCTGGAGTTCGGCGGAGTCCTCGATGGTGATGATGCGCTCGGTCTCCGGGATGAGGCCGGAGAGCGCGTTGAGGAGTGTGGTCTTCCCGGTGCCGGTCGCGCCGGACACGATGATGTTGAACTTCGCGTGCACCAGGCCCGCGAGGAGGTACAGCATCTGCTCGTCCAACGAGCCGAAGCCGACCATCTCCTGGAGCGTGAAGGAGCGCGGGAAGCGGCGGATGGTGAGCGTCGCGCCGGTCAACGACAGCGGCGGGATGATCACGTTGACGCGCTCGCCGGACGGCAGTCGTGCGTCGACCATCGGATTCGACTCGTCCACGCGGCGGTTGACCGTCGACACGATCCGCTCGATCGTCTGCATCAGCTGGTCGTGCGAGGGGAAGCGGAGCGGCAACTGCTCGACCCGGCCGCCGCGTTCGACGAAGATCGCGTCCGGGCCGTTCACCATGATCTCGGTGATCGACGCGTCTTCGAGGAGCGGTTCGAGTATGCCGAGGCCGAGCGCCTCGTCGACGACCCTGCGGATCAGCTGCGAACGCTCGACGGTCGAGAGGACCGGTCCCTCACGGCTGATGATGTGCCCGAGCACCCGCTCCAGGCGGGCCCGTCGCTCGGCGGCGGCCAGCGCGCTCATCTCCGCGAGGTCGATCTCCTCCAGGAGTTTGGCGCGGTACGAGGAGACCATGTGGCCGTCCTCGCCCCGATGGCCGTTCTCCTCGGGATGGTTGACTCGTTCCCGCAGGCCCATGAGTGCTGTGCTCCTTGCTCCGCGTTCAGTGGTCGAGCGGCATGGTGGCGGTCTTGCTGGCCGTGCCGAAGTCCCAACCGGGCACGATCGACGGGATGTTCACGGTGGAGGTGACCTGGACGGACCTGCCCAGGTCGGACCGGCTGCAACTGGTGCCGCCCGCCAGGAATCCGCTGACCGCGTCCTTGCAGTCCTGTGCGTAGTTCTGCTCCAGCGAGGCACTGCGCGCCCCGGTCCTGGCCGCCGTACCGGCCTGGATCGCGGTGTACGCGATCAGCCCGAGCTGCACTCCCGCCATGGCGACGAGGATCAGGACCGGGATGAACCCGAGGTACTCGATGGCGACTTGGCCACGGTCCCGCCTCCCCTTCTCCCTCCTGTCCTTCCGCATCTCAGTCCTTCGCCTCCTCTACGGCGCCCGCGTGGCCGTGCACCGTGAAGGGGAAGCCGATCGCGCCCGGGAAGAGGACGGGCACCCTGAGGTCGACGTCGGCCGTGACGAACCCCGTGCCTCCGCAGGTCACCGTGGCGTCCCCCTTCCACGCGCCGTCCAGCTTGTCGAGGCCCGCCTGTTCGCAGGCGGCCTCCCGATCCCCCGGGGCCGCGGCCGTCCCCGCCCGCACCGCCTCGTCCGCAGCATTCCCCGCCAGCGTGAAGGTGTACCCCACCAGCACGAACTGCCACATCAGCACCAGCGTCAGGATGATCAGCGGGGTCATGCCGAGGAACTCGATGGTGACCTGGCCCCGGTCCCGGCCCCTGTCCCGCCCGTGCGCAGAGATCAAAGACATCCACATCCCCGTTCACTCTCTCCGGCGCCGGAAGCTCACCGAGCCGCGGTCGCCGCCGCCCCGCGACCGCCCGGTCTTCTGGGCGGCTTCGGGGACCTTGACCAGTCCGAGTTCGCCCGCGAGACCCCAAAGGGCCTGTTTCACCACGCTCTTGTTGTCGAGTTCGTGCAGCCGGCCCGCGTCCACCGCGCCCTGGAGTTCCTTGAAGTTGGCGGGGATCGCGGTGGCGGCGACCGTCGTGCCGGTGATGCGCTGGATGAGCGCCGGCTGGATCTCGGTGCCGCGCGTGTAGCGGTTGACGACG from Streptomyces sp. NBC_01288 carries:
- a CDS encoding DUF5936 domain-containing protein, whose amino-acid sequence is MVALVLGLVMGLSVWGVFAGIRMYRADAKLPTDLVLALEVGSTRTGAVDSLIDRMGMRYAPMVLRLMGPRLVAKYRRKIDLAGNPGGLTIDRYAARRAVYGFLGGFGGLLMLLEGHYIVAVILFAFGAFWTEVGIWSAIRIRKDVIERTLPDFLDVLAVVVSAGLGFRQALDRVASKYEGPWADELRITLRQMDLGMSRRAAFAELRRRNDSEQVAMFVTALQQGEELGAPIVDTLVSLAKDMRRTDAQNARRKAARAVPKATMMITTFMVPATMLLLGAGLLLGSGTDFSTITGK
- a CDS encoding pilus assembly protein TadG-related protein: MPPRRYSDAGQAFPIYITVVAGLLFLAFAYLAVGQAAVNRGGAQTAADAAALAAAQDTRDQLAGVWKLDVLDPTKWQDIFHGIADGLTPSCGRADELAGQNEAGVDSCTQTEPLSFTVAVKTDKPVGDSIVPGTEDKYSTAHATAVIESLCTFQLPGAGAGDDVLPKLTCKDGKDWDLDPLHLTDLDLPGPEDLFDVHLAD
- a CDS encoding TadE/TadG family type IV pilus assembly protein; the encoded protein is MRKDRREKGRRDRGQVAIEYLGFIPVLILVAMAGVQLGLIAYTAIQAGTAARTGARSASLEQNYAQDCKDAVSGFLAGGTSCSRSDLGRSVQVTSTVNIPSIVPGWDFGTASKTATMPLDH
- a CDS encoding CpaF family protein, with the translated sequence MGLRERVNHPEENGHRGEDGHMVSSYRAKLLEEIDLAEMSALAAAERRARLERVLGHIISREGPVLSTVERSQLIRRVVDEALGLGILEPLLEDASITEIMVNGPDAIFVERGGRVEQLPLRFPSHDQLMQTIERIVSTVNRRVDESNPMVDARLPSGERVNVIIPPLSLTGATLTIRRFPRSFTLQEMVGFGSLDEQMLYLLAGLVHAKFNIIVSGATGTGKTTLLNALSGLIPETERIITIEDSAELQLQQSHVIRLEARPPNVEGKGQVTIRDLVRNSLRMRPDRIVVGEVRGGESLDMLQAMSTGHDGSLATVHANSAEDALMRLKTLASMSEVEIPFEALHDQINSAIDVIIQLTRFADGARRITEIALLDSHGSEPYRLATVARFSPQPISADGRVYGTFEYFPLSRRTADRLYMASQPLPQAFGVAHTAEQLALREASR
- a CDS encoding TadE/TadG family type IV pilus assembly protein gives rise to the protein MSLISAHGRDRGRDRGQVTIEFLGMTPLIILTLVLMWQFVLVGYTFTLAGNAADEAVRAGTAAAPGDREAACEQAGLDKLDGAWKGDATVTCGGTGFVTADVDLRVPVLFPGAIGFPFTVHGHAGAVEEAKD
- a CDS encoding type II secretion system F family protein, translated to MDLQTIVTLTTGVTLLTCVLGVAGVHAYATGKAQRAALVDRLTSTGQIQVGRVRRFRDLDRRLRRTRLGRQLELRLAATGLDMTPGEFFVYMLATVAALWLIGQASLAPFFGPIAGLLGIGVAIQFLNWQRQKRIEKFINQLPELARIMANATHAGLALRTAISMAAEELEAPAGEELAKVANQLAVGASMDDALSELADRLPSRELVVLVTTLVLSNRAGGQVVSALRNLTETLEERKETRREVRTQLSQVNMTSYAVPVMGVGALFLMNGVKPGALDRMTGSPIGQACVIIAFGLYAVGFILIRRLSRIDV
- a CDS encoding histidine kinase — translated: MATTDENGRTGLLRRRPKPAEITTPPAGTVLPDHVRSGATDIPVTSVTPALPAGWTPVRARLSGVPAPPAQPGVERLAADGGEAPQGPPAPDDDGRTGGAGGSHFPAEGREVALPIQISALQAMCRQVFGFRLAMIALAAPSALVNATPGVATRLVGAAVVVTFMASYVLFRDWERFGPLLLRHPSLLAVDTLFGSLLLISAGPTSTLAYVSVCTPLLAGIVYGWRGAGCFASLQALILVLAQTAAADAHRVVAQSFLLPGLCVIAGAVGVTLRNLMLRFGEATTALTTVQARLAVTEAVGAERARLARELHDSVAKTLHGVALAADGLAGSAGADHMNPTLIRQQAELVARSARRAAAESRELLADLRRESNPDEGTDVLVELAARTRDFSTRTGLPTTYRPTGEHGVPPVPPAVARQLLTIATEAMENAHRHGTPTKVDVEAGVHDSLLRISVYDDGRGLPPGTTLEQLRRAGHFGLVGMVERAASVGARIRIGRGGHDAGTEVRLELPLGALTT
- a CDS encoding response regulator transcription factor; this translates as MPDQTTPHPGAPQPPPNPFHNFPRPAATSPLRVVVVDDNPVVRAGLTALLSGRADITVVAEAADGREAYEAAHFHRPDVVLLDVRMPGVDGISALPYLVRIAPVVMLTYSSESEIVQEALRRGAGGYLVHGEFTADELVAAVRDIRQGRAHFTPSAAGALLAQLRQEQAARTTPSLPEGLGSYDSQLGAPANGLTPSMPSPQPNSSHRLSQLQPTVRQSSSDRSRFQLSAREAEIMDHIASGMTNQQIAATCFISEKTVKNHINRIFAKLHSTSRSEAAAKWLGTAPGSARGLG
- a CDS encoding Flp family type IVb pilin; protein product: MSNWINTTVTYLQARAARSDKGQTAVEYLGIIAVVVAIVLAITGTSIGSTILDAITNKISEVTGG